The following coding sequences are from one Ornithodoros turicata isolate Travis chromosome 1, ASM3712646v1, whole genome shotgun sequence window:
- the LOC135377858 gene encoding lon protease homolog 2, peroxisomal-like isoform X1 has protein sequence MAASNIKLPRRLPLLVIDGVLFPGASIRIPVSSSRNMSMVKHHLLSHSTLSSAIIGVVPKEDDSASEEDTWSMHHMGTAGIVVQVTGTNWPRPSYTLLVTGLCRFRLESLVQETPYLVGNVSQLDHLPGEDTDMEEYSAELGDLMDQFREQATKLIDMLDLSMPAIVRLKRLFASLPVQSLPDICAAIVRASHAERLQVLDAVNLGERFTQTLPLLIRQIQGLQLLQQAKKDGSVTRTFRMEKVLPLPRSRQQLDIDDDDFEEGDDVALLEKKIKAAEMPDHARKVAAKELQRLKKMPPHMPEHAMTRNYIELLTDLPWAKCSAELTDLKKSRADLDADHYGMEKLKKRVLEYLAVRKLKSSLKGPILCFVGPPGVGKTSVGRSIARSLGREFYRISLGGVSDQADIRGHRRTYIGSMPGRIIQGLRTVGVKNPVFLLDEIDKMTPGIHGDPAAALLEVLDPEQNCAFIDHYLNIPYDLSDVLFIATANTISTVPPALLDRMEVISVPGYTYEEKDHITKHHLLPKQMREHGLSNSMMTVSDEAIRKLIVSYTREAGVRSLERKIGALCRAVAVEIVEHKGTESHLTVPGSKSQDLCTVDNAVMAGHPPSLPLNVDEMAVEAILGPPLYDLEMDARLLQPGVAVGLAWTIAGGEIMFVEASRMEGDGRLVLTGQLGDVMKESAKLALNWLRINAEHFDIPVQHGTDLMEGTDVHIHFPAGAVGKDGPSAGVTIVTVLVSLFTKRIVLPDIAMTGEITLQGLVLPVGGIKDKVLAAHRAGMRKVILPKRNKKDLLEVPDSIKNDLTFHLVMHVGEVLQVAFEGGFPNLPASAELASKL, from the exons ATGGCGGCATCCAATATCAAGCTTCCTCGGAGGCTCCCTTTACTTGTTATTGATGGAGTGCTGTTTCCTGGGGCTTCGATAAGGATCCCCGTGTCATCTTCACGAAA CATGAGCATGGTGAAGCATCACCTACTGAGCCATAGCACCTTGAGCAGTGCCATCATTGGTGTAGTGCCGAAAGAAGATGACAGTGCAAGTGAG GAAGATACCTGGTCAATGCACCACATGGGGACAGCTGGCATTGTGGTGCAAGTGACTGGGACAAACTGGCCTCGTCCTTCTTACACTCTCCTGGTCACGGGGCTGTGCCGCTTTCGCTTAGAGAGCCTTGTTCAAGAGACCCCATACCTCGTGGGTAATGTTTCTCAGCTGGACCACTTACCTGGTGAAGATACCG ACATGGAGGAATACAGTGCTGAGCTAGGAGATCTTATGGACCAGTTTCGTGAGCAAGCTACAAAGTTGATAGACATGCTTGATTTGTCCATGCCAGCCATTGTGAGACTGAAG CGTTTATTCGCATCACTTCCAGTGCAGAGTCTTCCAGATATATGTGCAGCCATTGTTCGAGCTTCTCATGCGGAACGACTGCAAGTGCTTGATGCTGTAAACCTGGGTGAACGTTTTACGCAGACTTTGCCGCTGCTTATTCGACAGATTCAG GGACTCCAGCTGCTCCAGCAAGCCAAGAAGGATGGTAGTGTGACTCGAACTTTCCGCATGGAAAAGGTGCTGCCTCTTCCACGCTCAAGACAACAGCTGGACATTGATGACGATGACTTTGAGGAGGGAGATGATGTTGCTCTGCTGGAGAAGAAGATCAA AGCTGCTGAGATGCCAGATCATGCACGCAAGGTTGCAGCCAAGGAATTGCAG AGGCTGAAGAAGATGCCACCGCACATGCCAGAGCATGCAATGACAAGAAACTACATTGAACTTCTAACTGATCTCCCATGGGCTAAGTGTTCTGCAGAACTGACTGACCTAAAAAAATCGAG aGCTGACCTTGATGCTGACCATTATGGCATGGAGAAGCTAAAGAAACGTGTTCTGGAGTATCTCGCTGTACGAAAACTAAAAAGTTCCTTGAAAGGGCCCATTCTGTGCTTTGTTGGGCCCCCTGGAGTGGGGAAGACAAGTGTTGGCCGTTCAATAGCAAGATCACTTGGTCGTGAATTCTACAG GATATCGTTGGGTGGTGTTAGTGACCAGGCTGATATCCGGGGTCATAGGAGGACGTACATTGGATCTATGCCTGGAAGGATAATTCAGGGCCTCCGAACTGTGGGAGTCAAAAATCCTGTTTTCCTGCTAGATGAAATTGACAAAATG ACACCAGGGATACATGGAGATCCTGCAGCGGCTTTGTTGGAAGTTCTCGACCCTGAGCAGAATTGCGCTTTTATTGACCA CTATCTCAACATTCCATATGACCTCTCTGATGTGCTCTTCATTGCCACTGCAAACACGATCTCAACTGTACCTCCTGCTTTATTGGACAGAATGGAG GTGATATCAGTACCTGGATATACTTATGAGGAAAAGGACCACATTACAAAGCACCACCTCCTTCCCAAGCAAATGCGTGAACACGGACTTTCTAATAGCATGATGACTGTCTCCGATGAAGCTATTAGGAAGCTAA TTGTAAGCTACACAAGAGAAGCTGGAGTGAGATCATTGGAGAGAAAAATTGGAGCCCTGTGTCGAGCCGTTGCCGTAGAGATAGTAGAGCACAAGGGCACTGAAAGCCATCTCACTGTCCCAGGCAGCAAGTCACAGGACTTGTGTACAGTTGACAACGCAGTTATGGCTGGCCATCCTCCTTCTCTTCCATTGAATGTTGATGAAATGGCAGTGGAAGCTATACTAGGG CCGCCGTTGTATGACCTTGAAATGGACGCCCGGTTGCTTCAGCCCGGAGTGGCTGTTGGTCTGGCATGGACTATAGCAGGTGGCGAGATAATGTTTGTCGAGGCTTCACGAATGGAAGGGGATGGACGGCTAGTTTTGACAGGGCAGCTGGGAGATGTCATGAAAGAGTCTGCTAAGTTGGCTCTAAACTGGCTACGTATCAATGCTGAACAT TTTGATATCCCAGTACAACATGGTACAGACCTCATGGAAGGCACAGATGTTCACATTCACTTCCCTGCTGGTGCAGTAGGCAAAGACGGGCCTTCGGCTGGTGTTACCATTGTCACCGTTCTTGTGTCTCTTTTCACGAAACGAATTGTACTTCCAGATATAGCCATGACTGGGGAAATTACTCTTCAGGGTCTTGTACTGCCG GTCGGTGGCATCAAAGACAAAGTATTGGCTGCCCACCGGGCAGGCATGCGCAAGGTAATACTTCCAAAGAGAAACAAGAAGGATTTACTAGAAGTACCGGATTCCATAAAG AATGATCTCACATTTCATCTTGTGATGCATGTTGGTGAAGTTCTCCAAGTGGCATTTGAGGGAGGGTTCCCAAACTTGCCAGCAAGTGCAGAGCTGGCAAGTAAGCTTTAG
- the LOC135377858 gene encoding lon protease homolog 2, peroxisomal-like isoform X2 yields the protein MAASNIKLPRRLPLLVIDGVLFPGASIRIPVSSSRNMSMVKHHLLSHSTLSSAIIGVVPKEDDSASEEDTWSMHHMGTAGIVVQVTGTNWPRPSYTLLVTGLCRFRLESLVQETPYLVGNVSQLDHLPGEDTVQSLPDICAAIVRASHAERLQVLDAVNLGERFTQTLPLLIRQIQGLQLLQQAKKDGSVTRTFRMEKVLPLPRSRQQLDIDDDDFEEGDDVALLEKKIKAAEMPDHARKVAAKELQRLKKMPPHMPEHAMTRNYIELLTDLPWAKCSAELTDLKKSRADLDADHYGMEKLKKRVLEYLAVRKLKSSLKGPILCFVGPPGVGKTSVGRSIARSLGREFYRISLGGVSDQADIRGHRRTYIGSMPGRIIQGLRTVGVKNPVFLLDEIDKMTPGIHGDPAAALLEVLDPEQNCAFIDHYLNIPYDLSDVLFIATANTISTVPPALLDRMEVISVPGYTYEEKDHITKHHLLPKQMREHGLSNSMMTVSDEAIRKLIVSYTREAGVRSLERKIGALCRAVAVEIVEHKGTESHLTVPGSKSQDLCTVDNAVMAGHPPSLPLNVDEMAVEAILGPPLYDLEMDARLLQPGVAVGLAWTIAGGEIMFVEASRMEGDGRLVLTGQLGDVMKESAKLALNWLRINAEHFDIPVQHGTDLMEGTDVHIHFPAGAVGKDGPSAGVTIVTVLVSLFTKRIVLPDIAMTGEITLQGLVLPVGGIKDKVLAAHRAGMRKVILPKRNKKDLLEVPDSIKNDLTFHLVMHVGEVLQVAFEGGFPNLPASAELASKL from the exons ATGGCGGCATCCAATATCAAGCTTCCTCGGAGGCTCCCTTTACTTGTTATTGATGGAGTGCTGTTTCCTGGGGCTTCGATAAGGATCCCCGTGTCATCTTCACGAAA CATGAGCATGGTGAAGCATCACCTACTGAGCCATAGCACCTTGAGCAGTGCCATCATTGGTGTAGTGCCGAAAGAAGATGACAGTGCAAGTGAG GAAGATACCTGGTCAATGCACCACATGGGGACAGCTGGCATTGTGGTGCAAGTGACTGGGACAAACTGGCCTCGTCCTTCTTACACTCTCCTGGTCACGGGGCTGTGCCGCTTTCGCTTAGAGAGCCTTGTTCAAGAGACCCCATACCTCGTGGGTAATGTTTCTCAGCTGGACCACTTACCTGGTGAAGATACCG TGCAGAGTCTTCCAGATATATGTGCAGCCATTGTTCGAGCTTCTCATGCGGAACGACTGCAAGTGCTTGATGCTGTAAACCTGGGTGAACGTTTTACGCAGACTTTGCCGCTGCTTATTCGACAGATTCAG GGACTCCAGCTGCTCCAGCAAGCCAAGAAGGATGGTAGTGTGACTCGAACTTTCCGCATGGAAAAGGTGCTGCCTCTTCCACGCTCAAGACAACAGCTGGACATTGATGACGATGACTTTGAGGAGGGAGATGATGTTGCTCTGCTGGAGAAGAAGATCAA AGCTGCTGAGATGCCAGATCATGCACGCAAGGTTGCAGCCAAGGAATTGCAG AGGCTGAAGAAGATGCCACCGCACATGCCAGAGCATGCAATGACAAGAAACTACATTGAACTTCTAACTGATCTCCCATGGGCTAAGTGTTCTGCAGAACTGACTGACCTAAAAAAATCGAG aGCTGACCTTGATGCTGACCATTATGGCATGGAGAAGCTAAAGAAACGTGTTCTGGAGTATCTCGCTGTACGAAAACTAAAAAGTTCCTTGAAAGGGCCCATTCTGTGCTTTGTTGGGCCCCCTGGAGTGGGGAAGACAAGTGTTGGCCGTTCAATAGCAAGATCACTTGGTCGTGAATTCTACAG GATATCGTTGGGTGGTGTTAGTGACCAGGCTGATATCCGGGGTCATAGGAGGACGTACATTGGATCTATGCCTGGAAGGATAATTCAGGGCCTCCGAACTGTGGGAGTCAAAAATCCTGTTTTCCTGCTAGATGAAATTGACAAAATG ACACCAGGGATACATGGAGATCCTGCAGCGGCTTTGTTGGAAGTTCTCGACCCTGAGCAGAATTGCGCTTTTATTGACCA CTATCTCAACATTCCATATGACCTCTCTGATGTGCTCTTCATTGCCACTGCAAACACGATCTCAACTGTACCTCCTGCTTTATTGGACAGAATGGAG GTGATATCAGTACCTGGATATACTTATGAGGAAAAGGACCACATTACAAAGCACCACCTCCTTCCCAAGCAAATGCGTGAACACGGACTTTCTAATAGCATGATGACTGTCTCCGATGAAGCTATTAGGAAGCTAA TTGTAAGCTACACAAGAGAAGCTGGAGTGAGATCATTGGAGAGAAAAATTGGAGCCCTGTGTCGAGCCGTTGCCGTAGAGATAGTAGAGCACAAGGGCACTGAAAGCCATCTCACTGTCCCAGGCAGCAAGTCACAGGACTTGTGTACAGTTGACAACGCAGTTATGGCTGGCCATCCTCCTTCTCTTCCATTGAATGTTGATGAAATGGCAGTGGAAGCTATACTAGGG CCGCCGTTGTATGACCTTGAAATGGACGCCCGGTTGCTTCAGCCCGGAGTGGCTGTTGGTCTGGCATGGACTATAGCAGGTGGCGAGATAATGTTTGTCGAGGCTTCACGAATGGAAGGGGATGGACGGCTAGTTTTGACAGGGCAGCTGGGAGATGTCATGAAAGAGTCTGCTAAGTTGGCTCTAAACTGGCTACGTATCAATGCTGAACAT TTTGATATCCCAGTACAACATGGTACAGACCTCATGGAAGGCACAGATGTTCACATTCACTTCCCTGCTGGTGCAGTAGGCAAAGACGGGCCTTCGGCTGGTGTTACCATTGTCACCGTTCTTGTGTCTCTTTTCACGAAACGAATTGTACTTCCAGATATAGCCATGACTGGGGAAATTACTCTTCAGGGTCTTGTACTGCCG GTCGGTGGCATCAAAGACAAAGTATTGGCTGCCCACCGGGCAGGCATGCGCAAGGTAATACTTCCAAAGAGAAACAAGAAGGATTTACTAGAAGTACCGGATTCCATAAAG AATGATCTCACATTTCATCTTGTGATGCATGTTGGTGAAGTTCTCCAAGTGGCATTTGAGGGAGGGTTCCCAAACTTGCCAGCAAGTGCAGAGCTGGCAAGTAAGCTTTAG